The sequence AACTTTGACTGGGAATCACTATACATCCTCATAAGGTTAAAAGTAACATCTGATGTGTGAGATGAGAAAATAGAGAGCGAGTGAGAGAAAGCTGCTGACACATGGCATGTAAAGGAAGTTTGTACAGAGTCGCCATTACTGGTTAGTCATGTGCAAGCTAACCATGACTGGttgttttattaaacaaacaaaaaaacaagaaaatggtgGACACACACATGACATGCTAAAGAATAGATTAACTATAGATCTAGTAAAATATTGTCCTTTTTTGTCTTAGATGAAACTTGTTACTTCTGTTGAAAATGATGGTAAAAGAGAGTGATaaataaagaagcaaaaatgttgtttattttactttatattttctTAATGGGTCTTGAAAAATACTGATGCTAGAACAGTTAGCCATCATATTTACGAGCTACTATGATAGTTATTAGGGCGTGAGCACCAACTGGGTGTGGGAGCCCTATTGTAATCACAggcattttgtttttctcccacTCTCGCCCATTTGGGGCATTAGACTGGCACCTGTTTGTGTACAATTTGGCAGACACCTAAACtctgaaaaaatgtttcaagaCGGTTCAAAGATATTTACGTTAAATTAGTGCCAGGAACGTCTTAAGAAGTAGATTTATGTCTGCAGAGAAATCTGTGACTTTTAGTCAGACACAGTGACCTTGTCGGGGCGACATGATGCCTTGCCATAAATTTTTTAAACCATCATAAATCTGGTATACGTTGTCGTATTGGAACCaaatttcatgtgcttgataaCAGTCTGGGCCAGAACTCATTTATGCTCAAATATTTGAAAACATAGCACCAACCTCTGGGAACAGGAAGTCACTCCTCCTGAATTTTACCTTGTGCTTGCTAATTGGTTGGCAAAACAATGCTAAAATTTGCCAAGACATTGGCCTTACGCATATTTCAAGGGTTAAAAGTGTACATGAAAAGGCGTGACTATGGTGACTTTTTTGTTTGCCGTGAAACAGGAATTAGACTTGTCTGGGTCTTGTGACGTGTAGAGTTTTGAAAATGGTACAAAAATGTGGTGGCATGCTGATACGATTGATATGATTTTTGTGGGTGGACCTGGCTTATTGGCTCAGTGGCACCCCcctaaattatttttaaaatgcagccCCCGCAGCAGGTTCAACctatgattatgatttttttttttttttttttactaaaaaatctGCCCTTAGAATAAAAGCTATTTTAGTTGAGCAgtgtttcttcctttttttctccaaactcAACTTAAAATCCTTCAAGGCATGACGGCAGTCCTAGGCCCTCAGAAGAGGCATTGTTTTCCAGCTCCTTTATAGCTGTTGTCAGCAAAACTGTACTTTTTATCATCTGAAAATTTAATTTTGGCGTACATCTTATAACAAAGTCTTGCATCTAGGTACAAGCTAGGTACAAGCAAAAGAGCAAAGTCTGAGTGTAGcagcaggaaaataaataatatgatAACATTGCATGAGCTCTAAAGTATTTCTGCCTGATCCCTAACCTCAGACTTCAGTGCTGTTACCTGTGTCACCTTTTTAACACTGTTTCTCCTTTTTAACCCTTCATTTTATGCCCAGTTGGCACAGGCGCACTGCTCTTCAACCTGGTCTCCTCTTTGGCCATGTTCTGCGTGGATCCTGCAGGAGGGGTTGGCCTGGGACTTGCCATCCTCTGGGCCCTCCTCTTTACCCCCTGCTCTTTTGTCTGTTGGTACAGACCTGTGTACAAAGCCTTCAGGTGTGTACAGCCTCTTCATGAGAACAACTGAAATGGTCTTAAAACCAAGCAGGATGGTAAAGTGGCcaagaaaaaatgaatatgtatttttttgtggGATAATAGACTGATAGGTGCCAGTAACTTTATCCCACTAATGTgatagagaggagaggaagtggAAGTGTGGAGATCAGCACATTAAGTACAGAAAAGGAAGCAGCCACTCTGAGAGAAGACAGTAATTTCAAAATACAAGAGCAGTAAATTTGATTAACTTTGCTTTCTGCTGCAAGGCATTTACTCTCAGATAGTTCTGACAGTATTTTTACATTCATTAGTAAGTGACATGTATAACCTTGTATTGTTTTCTGGTGTatagcattttaaaatgatgtcaagTCAAGAAATGCActatttgttgtaaaaatgttggTAATAAAGGTTTAAGACTTAGAAGTATTAATCGGGCTATACAGCCACTATTTGTTTGTGAGGCATATTacacaaaacaataaatacagTTCATTGAGAAGTCCCATACAGAACTTCATGATACTTGTTTTTTCAAGTTATTgattgctttgcaaagcaaaCTTCTCAAATATCTTTTGAAggttttatttcatgaatgaaataagAGTTCTTTTCTGATTGAACTCAGTTATTCTTCACAAGTTCAACTGAGCAAAGCAAACCCAAAGTTTTCTGAAGATCTTCCATATCTGACACTCCAAAGCagagttttgactttttgtctaaaAATGGATTTGATTTGTTGCTCACCTTGctgtcttgttttttctctttccgTCTCTTTCTAGGAGTGACAGCTCCTTCaatttctttgtcttcttttttgttttctttgcccAAGTGGTGACCTGTGTCATCATGACCATTGGGATCCCTGGATGGGGTTTCAGGTAAGAGTTATATACAAACAGTATCTGTGGTGCATCACTCTTCCCATCTCAGTTTGTTATGTTGAAAGCTACTTAAAAAATATTGGTATGTTGTTATCTGAAGAGAAAAAAGGCTTATGCACAACAACCCAATATGCggtgttttatttctctgtttgtttctctgtctcCCTCCATAAGTGGTTGGATCGTGAGCTTGGCTGCTCTGAAGAAAAGTGTCCCTGTTGGTGTGATCATGATGATAAATGCTATCCTCTTTACGGCCCAAACAGCCATGGGGGTTTTCATGCTGAAGAAGGTAAATGTCTTCATTAACATGCAGGAAAACATCATTGGTCAAATTATGATTGTCAGTTATACTGTCCTTTATGGAATAATGTGAGGAGTCAGAGTGGTACCATAAGACTGAAAATGGGACAGGTATGGTGCAGTTGTAGGCTTGTTAACATCCTGGTTGTACATTTCAACTTGAATTAATTCATATCCTTATAAATGCGATCAAACATTGACCAGACAAGTTTGTAATAATCTGGCTGTTATAAATTCTTAACATCTCATCTTGTTTGAACTAAAATGCAGGGATTTAATGTGTTCATTATCAGCTGCTGCACAAtcatataaaacacaaactCAATCTATAAACAGACTTTACTTTAGCTGAAGCAATTTTTTGTTCATGATGTCCCATCAGATTATATACTGCTTGACTAATTTCAATATATCAGTACTCTTGCTGGCAGAAAAGGGTTTCTTACAATTACAAAATTGAGTACATCTGTAAATGTCTCATAAGTTCTAAGAAAACTAGTTTTAACATTGTGTTTGGTGTGGACAAGATAATTTAAGACATACCTTATGCATAGCTTGTGTAACAAGCCATGGCATAGGGGATAGTAGctttttaaaggggaaataatatgcaaaatacagtttttcaggctttttaaaaaagaatatgtgcccctgacctTTCCTCAATCCCCcaaagtaccagaaaaatccattccctccctccccctctttctccacctttcagaaattgtgtgctgaaacaagccattctcagattgtCCCCTCATGATTTCGTGTggagagttagccccgcccccaggtttggttggctccccttcttggaagaaagttccttcCTCCTCTCATGATCAGGAGAACCACATGCAATAcaccacattcatttcctgagaggggcgtggtaaggggcggagtcagatagctacaatgttacaatgtcatttagcagatgcttttatccaaagcgatGTACATTcaagagcaagaacaacacaagcaaagatctagacaagaagaaataacatcagtaagtgccacaagGTGCCTTGCACTTTGTCTTTGatagctcattaacatttaaagctacagacacagaaactgcttgttctgagcagggctgacaAGGAGGGGTTTGTagatgtgcaaaaatccaatactggagtgtttttcagcaacaaacttcacctttgagaccaatataaacttgtgttaaaggggtaaaatatgtgacctttagaTTAGTCTTTCTGTAGATCTTGGAGGTATCATAAGAAATAggaattaaatgtaaaaaatgcatgttaTTGCACAAACAGCAGATCACTGTTGTTGTTAGTTTAGCTAAATTACTCATTTAAATTCCATCAGTTAGTCAGGTACTTGTTTGTCCAAGTAATTTAGCTGAAATATTTATGACCactctgcttttggttgtttttaataCAGTTGATAATGAATGGAAGACAAAAGATGACAAATAATCCAGGAGGTCTTGTTTCTTGAAATTAGTAGAAGAAAAGTGAGGGCAATAAGGactcttcagctgtttttaccTTTTCCCAGGCACCCAGGTGGTCCACCTGGCATGAAGCAGTCTGCTGATAACAGTCTGAAGAATAGCCATGATATCATGTTCTGCGTATCTTTTTCACCACCCCAATGTGCTTGATATGATGAAGAGCCGCTGCATGTATCAGGTGTCAGCTCCTTATGCTCTTCCTCTCTTCAGGTTCACAGTCTTTACAGGCAGACTGATGCCAGTTTCCAGAAGGCCCAGGCCGAGTTCGCCACCGGAGTCATGTCCAATCAGGCCGTGCGCCAGGCCGCTGCTACAGCTGCCTCTACCGCTGCACAGGGCGCCTTCAATGCACCTCGatagagagggaggagaggggtAGGGAGGGTAAGAGGAGGAGGGCTAACTCAGCTTGATAGAGGATCAGTCTGGTATCTATTTCCCCACAGGTGATTAGAATTCGATGGTGAGGGGCCTTTGTAATCACCCCTAGAGCAGATGAACTTCAGGGCAAGTGCATGACACAGAGGTGGGGTTGTCTATTTTATAACTGTGTACAGGACAAGTTAGCTATATTGCCAAACCATGAGTGAAAAAAACCTGGAGACAGACTAAGTgttgataaaaaaatatgtaaagctGAAGGTGAAAACAAATGGATGCTGAATCTGTGTGAAACATAGTGCTGTTCGTATCAGTGAATGCAGGGAAAATGCTTCtttttgtatgaaaaaaaaagctgtgtgCCAAGTGAGGGACAGTCCTGGTTGGATGTTTCCCCATTTTAAATAACTCCATTGTACATTATGTTTTTGAGGATCCTTGTTTGAAACAAAGTCTAAAGCTGAGCACTAAAATGTTGCCATTCTAACATAGCTGAACAGCTTCACTTTTTCATTGTTGCTTAAATGTACAatctaacacatttttttgctattattattTCCAACGAGAATGCCTGTTTACACTATTGCCAAAACCTCTCATACTGTAAAGATTATGATTATGTGTTATTTGGGTTATTGACTATCACTGTTTTGTTGGTGTTGATTGTGGTTCTTATGATTACTACAGGTCACTGTCttggttttaataaaaatatattgcCATGCTTACAGTCCACTGCAGCCAtctatgttttatttaactggTAAGTTTTTACTTAAGTTTAGTTTGGTCATTTTTTCACTTGTAAAACTCAATTGCACTGGTAGAATGACAAACAGTGAGCTCAGGCCTGCACAGAATTGGTTGGGCCTCTgtaaacccagtgaatgggtcctccccagttgtgatttattaatgatcTGAATACATATATGTGTTGGATACATAGCATTGGTGCAAGCCCTTTTCCCACCATTTCCCTTGTTAATACCACTATTTTGCCCAATTTGCCACGCTATAACTTTTTTCCTACtctatctggtcatttttgcaacattttttcacttctagcccatttttgatcattcttTTCCAGTTGAAActccttttcacattttcttccCATTCTGCTCTTTTTGCTTTGtaataacccatttttgaaaatgttatcGGGGCTTTCTCAATGCCTGTATTCATAGAGGAGGGTGGGGAAGAGATGTGGGAAAGTAGGCACAGGGCCGATTTGAACCCTTGTGGCTGTATACATTGGGTGAGCATTAAACCATTAGGAGATCTGTGCCTTGGTatcaaccaatttttttgcaacttttatctcatttctgGCTCTTTcagccctttttgccactttttaactttggctatttttgcaacatcactgccacttttaaccttatttgctacttttttaaacCCTCTGCCACTTTCAACAATATTTGGCCACTCtataaccccttttaaccatatttcctgcttttttccacttcaaaacCATTAAGGtcaattttcacccattcttgcaattatttgattattattaCCTTAAGTTGTCTGAGTTTCTTAAAATTCAATTATTGGTgagcacatcatggcttagctactCTAagttaatgccatttcagcatTAAACcccaaagataaaaaaaaaaaaaacgactgAAAATTGTAGTTTATTACACTTTCCCTCTTTATGCAATTTTTATTAGCTCTCTTTATTTTATTGAGCCAAACAACTTTACATCAATATTTCTGTCAAAACTGAGTCAAACTCTTCTGAATTTTGGTGTTTGGTATAGCTGCAGGTCTTTTTAGTGAAATTCTGCCCCCCAATGGTTTGGAGGTAAATGGCGTCCGTTTTCAATTAAGGTTTAAAAGCCTCTTTTAATTTGAAACTggggaaaagaaagaagaaaaaacctTAAACCAGACGAGGACAGGTATGTTTCTATTATAAAAGAAAGCCAAATTTGTCGAAGTTATCGGGCTTATTTCCAGGACGTGATGCTTGTTCAGTTGAAAAGACCGTTAGAAGCTGATTAAATGATCCGTGTTGCTAGGAAACCACCTGGGTCAAGTTGAAACAGGTAGGCTAAAGTACTTTTATTCGAGTTTAAATTCAGGCATAGATACTAGCCTAGCATCCACAGCGCCGCAATTTCTTCCTGAAT comes from Cheilinus undulatus linkage group 16, ASM1832078v1, whole genome shotgun sequence and encodes:
- the scamp3 gene encoding secretory carrier-associated membrane protein 3, whose protein sequence is MSKYTSFPEPMEDHNPFQDPAVTQHSSNTGYATLDLYNPFDNNATTTGPPPQYEATSPAAPSAPAQTPPSRTTPTEPRNYGSYTSQPAVNATTAELLRKQEELEKKARELERRERELESHSLGPGASRQNNWPPLPSFCPVGPCFYQDINVEITQRFQRTVTIMYYFWMFGTGALLFNLVSSLAMFCVDPAGGVGLGLAILWALLFTPCSFVCWYRPVYKAFRSDSSFNFFVFFFVFFAQVVTCVIMTIGIPGWGFSGWIVSLAALKKSVPVGVIMMINAILFTAQTAMGVFMLKKVHSLYRQTDASFQKAQAEFATGVMSNQAVRQAAATAASTAAQGAFNAPR